In one window of Carassius carassius chromosome 38, fCarCar2.1, whole genome shotgun sequence DNA:
- the txlng gene encoding gamma-taxilin isoform X2, with translation MEDIIGVCGLEARGLVEGSSSPPDVETPSQDNVEDFSGLVSSEEERGETPGREDSNLDPLDGESDPNAEKTKDHNAFGKEVLLLMQALHTLATPEEKLAALCKKYADLLEESRSMQKQVKVLQKKQNQVLKEKIHLQSEHSKSVLARSKLESLCRELQRHNKTLKEENAQRFREYEERRKEATLHFQMTLNEIEVQMEQHNSHNSKLRLENLELAEKLQKLIEQYELREEHIDKVFKHKELQQQLVDAKLQRTAELMREVEEKQQREREFLLKNATESRHKCELMKEQEHQLKQQLTLYMDKFEEFQTTLAKSNEVFTTFRQEMEKMTKKIKKLEKETTLWRTKWETNNQTLLQMAEEKTVRDKNYKALQGKLERLEKLCRALQRERNDLNQKLCDLQGPAKDPEEEGTGPPDPQPQGLNPEMEREVEGLEPETEKLRLQPEEVGSTTSRQLIGD, from the exons ATGGAGGACATCATTGGGGTCTGTGGTCTAGAAGCCAGAGGACTCGTCGAAGGGAGCAGTTCACCTCCGGATGTGGAGACCCCGTCCCAGGATAACGTGGAGGATTTCAGCGGGCTGGTGAGCAGTGAGGAGGAAAGAGGGGAGACGCCTGGAAGGGAGGATAGTAACCTTGACCCCCTCGATGGGGAGTCGGACCCTAACGCTGAGAAAACCAAGGACCATAATGCATTTG GCAAAGAGGTTTTGTTGCTGATGCAGGCGCTTCACACCTTAGCCACCCCAGAAGAAAAACTTGCTGCCCTTTGTAAGAAATATGCAGACCTG CTGGAGGAGAGTCGCAGCATGCAAAAGCAGGTGAAGGTGTTGCAGAAAAAGCAGAACCAGGTGCTGAAAGAGAAGATCCACCTGCAGAGCGAGCACAGCAAGTCCGTCCTGGCACGCAGCAAACTGGAGAGCCTTTGCAGGGAACTCCAGCGCCATAACAAGACCCTGAAG GAGGAGAACGCTCAGCGGTTCAGGGAGTATGAGGAGCGGCGCAAGGAGGCCACACTGCACTTCCAGATGACACTCAATGAGATTGAGGTCCAGATGGAGCAGCACAACTCGCACAACAGCAAGCTGCGGCTGGAGAACTTGGAGCTGGCTGAGAAACTCCAGAAGCTCATCGAGCAGTACGAGCTCCGCGAGGAG CACATCGACAAGGTGTTCAAACACAAGGAACTGCAACAGCAGCTGGTGGACGCTAAACTCCAGAGGACTGCTGAGCTGATGCGAGAGGTGGAGGAGAAACAGCAAAGAGAAAGAGAGTTT CTTCTGAAGAACGCGACCGAGTCCAGACATAAATGTGAGCTGATGAAGGAGCAGGAGCATCAGTTAAAGCAGCAGCTCACTCTGTACATGGACAAGTTCGAGGAGTTTCAGACCACCCTCGCCAAGAGCAATGAGGTCTTCACCACCTTCCGACAGGAGATGGAGAAA ATGACAAAGAAGATCAAGAAGCTTGAGAAGGAGACCACACTATGGAGGACCAAATGGGAGACCAACAACCAGACTCTACTGCAGATGGCAGAAGAG AAAACAGTGCGAGACAAGAATTACAAGGCCCTCCAAGGGAAACTGGAGAGACTGGAAAAGCTTTGCAGGGCCCTGCAGAGAGAACGCAACGACCTGAACCAGAAACTCTGTGACCTTCAGGGCCCAGCGAAAGATCCTGAGGAAGAAGGTACAGGACCCCCTGACCCTCAGCCGCAGGGGCTCAAcccagagatggagagagaggtgGAGGGTTTGGAGCCCGAGACAGAGAAACTCAGGCTTCAGCCTGAGGAAGTGGGCTCCACAACATCCAGACAACTCATTGGCGACTGA
- the txlng gene encoding gamma-taxilin isoform X1, translating to MLLKRVSFLFIQSCLYFHFSVFRHNMATRSDARHKNTEITQRAEVMEDIIGVCGLEARGLVEGSSSPPDVETPSQDNVEDFSGLVSSEEERGETPGREDSNLDPLDGESDPNAEKTKDHNAFGKEVLLLMQALHTLATPEEKLAALCKKYADLLEESRSMQKQVKVLQKKQNQVLKEKIHLQSEHSKSVLARSKLESLCRELQRHNKTLKEENAQRFREYEERRKEATLHFQMTLNEIEVQMEQHNSHNSKLRLENLELAEKLQKLIEQYELREEHIDKVFKHKELQQQLVDAKLQRTAELMREVEEKQQREREFLLKNATESRHKCELMKEQEHQLKQQLTLYMDKFEEFQTTLAKSNEVFTTFRQEMEKMTKKIKKLEKETTLWRTKWETNNQTLLQMAEEKTVRDKNYKALQGKLERLEKLCRALQRERNDLNQKLCDLQGPAKDPEEEGTGPPDPQPQGLNPEMEREVEGLEPETEKLRLQPEEVGSTTSRQLIGD from the exons ATGCTGCTTAAACGCGTTTCATTTCTGTTCATCCAGTCTTGCCTCTATTTTCACTTCTCAGTGTTTCGTCACAACATGGCGACGCGCTCGGACGCCAGGCACAAAAACACCGAAATCACACAG CGTGCTGAAGTCATGGAGGACATCATTGGGGTCTGTGGTCTAGAAGCCAGAGGACTCGTCGAAGGGAGCAGTTCACCTCCGGATGTGGAGACCCCGTCCCAGGATAACGTGGAGGATTTCAGCGGGCTGGTGAGCAGTGAGGAGGAAAGAGGGGAGACGCCTGGAAGGGAGGATAGTAACCTTGACCCCCTCGATGGGGAGTCGGACCCTAACGCTGAGAAAACCAAGGACCATAATGCATTTG GCAAAGAGGTTTTGTTGCTGATGCAGGCGCTTCACACCTTAGCCACCCCAGAAGAAAAACTTGCTGCCCTTTGTAAGAAATATGCAGACCTG CTGGAGGAGAGTCGCAGCATGCAAAAGCAGGTGAAGGTGTTGCAGAAAAAGCAGAACCAGGTGCTGAAAGAGAAGATCCACCTGCAGAGCGAGCACAGCAAGTCCGTCCTGGCACGCAGCAAACTGGAGAGCCTTTGCAGGGAACTCCAGCGCCATAACAAGACCCTGAAG GAGGAGAACGCTCAGCGGTTCAGGGAGTATGAGGAGCGGCGCAAGGAGGCCACACTGCACTTCCAGATGACACTCAATGAGATTGAGGTCCAGATGGAGCAGCACAACTCGCACAACAGCAAGCTGCGGCTGGAGAACTTGGAGCTGGCTGAGAAACTCCAGAAGCTCATCGAGCAGTACGAGCTCCGCGAGGAG CACATCGACAAGGTGTTCAAACACAAGGAACTGCAACAGCAGCTGGTGGACGCTAAACTCCAGAGGACTGCTGAGCTGATGCGAGAGGTGGAGGAGAAACAGCAAAGAGAAAGAGAGTTT CTTCTGAAGAACGCGACCGAGTCCAGACATAAATGTGAGCTGATGAAGGAGCAGGAGCATCAGTTAAAGCAGCAGCTCACTCTGTACATGGACAAGTTCGAGGAGTTTCAGACCACCCTCGCCAAGAGCAATGAGGTCTTCACCACCTTCCGACAGGAGATGGAGAAA ATGACAAAGAAGATCAAGAAGCTTGAGAAGGAGACCACACTATGGAGGACCAAATGGGAGACCAACAACCAGACTCTACTGCAGATGGCAGAAGAG AAAACAGTGCGAGACAAGAATTACAAGGCCCTCCAAGGGAAACTGGAGAGACTGGAAAAGCTTTGCAGGGCCCTGCAGAGAGAACGCAACGACCTGAACCAGAAACTCTGTGACCTTCAGGGCCCAGCGAAAGATCCTGAGGAAGAAGGTACAGGACCCCCTGACCCTCAGCCGCAGGGGCTCAAcccagagatggagagagaggtgGAGGGTTTGGAGCCCGAGACAGAGAAACTCAGGCTTCAGCCTGAGGAAGTGGGCTCCACAACATCCAGACAACTCATTGGCGACTGA